A window of Massilia sp. NR 4-1 genomic DNA:
ACGGGGATGCCGGCGTTGGCGAAATTCATGGCGATGCCGCCGCCCATGGTGCCGGCGCCGATGATGGCCGCCTTGCGGATCTCGCGCACCGGCGTATCGGACGGCACGTCCGGCACCTTGCTCGCTTCGCGCTCGGCGAAGAAGGCATGGCGCAGCGATTTCGATTCGTTGGTCTGGATCAGGTGCAGGAAGCGCTCGCGCTCGAACTTCAGGCCATCCTCGAATTTCATGGTGACGGCGGCGGCCACTGTTTCCACGCACTCCAGCGGCGCCGGGAACGGCCCGGCCACGGCCTTCACGGTGTTGCGTGAGAACTGCAGGAAGGCTTCGTGGTTGGGATAATCCACCTTGCGGTCGCGCACCTTGGGCAGCGGACGCACATCGGCGATTTTTTCGGCAAAGGCGACGGCCGCCTCGATCAGATTGGTCCCGGCCGCGAACACTTCATCGAAAAGCGCGCTGCCCGCCAGTTTTTCCGACAGCACGGGCGTGCCGGACACGATCATATTCAGCGCCGGCTCCAGGCCCAGCACGCGCGGCAGGCGCTGGGTGCCGCCGGCGCCCGGCAACAGGCCCAGTTTCACTTCCGGCAAGGCGATCTGGGCGCCAGGCAAGGCCACGCGGTAGTTACATCCGAGCGACAGCTCCAGGCCACCGCCCATGCACACGCTGTGAATCGCCGCCACCACCGGCTTGACCGAGTCTTCCGCTGTGCGGATCAGGGTGTGCAGGGTGGGTTCGGTGAGCGCCTTGGGCGAATTGAACTCCTTGATGTCGGCGCCGCCGGAGAAGGCCTTGCCGGCGCCGGTGATGACGATAGCTTTCACGGCAGGATCTTCCTGGGCCTGGCGCAGGCCGGCGACGGCGGCGGTGCGCGTCGCCAGGCCCATGCCGTTGACCGGCGGGTTGTTCAGTGTGATCACAGCAACAGAACCGTGGACTGCGTAGTCGGCACTCATGTCTCTTCCTTATTGTGTAGTGAACTGGGGAATTCCGGAAGCCTACTATACCCGACAAAAGAACGGTCGTCTTATTTTCAACCCGCCGCCCAATCACACCAGCGAACGCCGCAGATCACTCGGGGCAATCCACCATATCTACGTTACAGAAATTTCTGCCGTTGGCAGCTGATACAGCCGGAACTGCTCGCGCAGTTTGTTCTTTTGAATCTTGCCCGTGCCGCCCACCGGCAGCGCTTCGGTGAAGACCACATCGTCCGGCAACCACCATTTGGCGACCTTGCCGTCGTAAAACTGCAGCAAGTCCGCGCGGCTCACGCTTTGCCCGGGCTTGCAGACCACGATCAGCAAGGGACGTTCATCCCATTTCGGGTGGCGCACGCCGATGCAGGCCGCCTGCAGCACGGCCGGATGCGACATGGCGATGTTTTCCAGGTCGATGGTGCCGATCCACTCGCCGCCCGACTTGATCACATCCTTGCTGCGGTCGGTGATCTGCATATAGCCGTCGGCGTCGATGGTGGCCACATCGCCGGTGGGGAACCAGCCATCCTCCAGCACCGGGCCGCCCTCCTCCTTGAAATAGGAATGGATGATCCACGGCCCGCGCACCTGCAGATGACCGTAGCTGCTGCCATCCCAAGGCAACAGCTTCCCCTCGTCATCGACGATGCGCATGTCCACGCCATAGATGGCGTGCCCCTGTTTCAGCAGCACCTTGCGCTGCTCATCGCGCGGCAGCTCCAGGTGGCGCGCCAGCAGGCCGCCCGCCGTGCCGAGCGGCGACATCTCGGTCATGCCCCAGGCGTGGATCACGTCCACGTCCAGTTCGTCGATCAAGGTATTCATCAGCGTCGGCGAACAGGCCGCGCCGCCGATCACGGTGCGGCGGAAAGTGGTGAACTTCAGCCCGTGCTGCAGCACATAGTTGACCAGGCCCAGCCAGACGGTCGGCACGCCGGCCGAGAAGCTGACTTTTTCGTTTTCGAACAATTCGTACAGCGATTTGCCGTCCAGCGCGCAGCCGGGGAAGACCAGCTTGGCGCCCGACAGCGGCACGGAATACGGCAAGCCCCAGGCGTTCACATGGAACATCGGCACCACCGGCAGCACCGTGTCGCGCGACGACACGTTCAGCGCGTTCGGCACGGCCGAACCGTAGGCGTGCAGCACGGTCGAACGGTGCGAGTACAGCGCGCCTTTCGGATTGCCGGTCGTGCCCGAGGTGTAGCACAGCGAGGCGGCCGAATTCTCATCGAATTTGGGCCAGGCGAAATCGTCGGAATGGGTGGCGATCAGCGCCTCATAGCTCATCAGCTCGGGTATCTTCGTCTCGGCCGGCAGATGCTCCGGGCCGGCCAGCAGGATATAGCCTTTCACGCCCTTGCAGTGCGGGGCCACGGCTTCCACCAGGGGCAGCAGGTTCAGGTCGAACAGCAGGTACTGGTCTTCGGCGTGGTTGATGATATAGGCCAGCTGGTCGGGATGCAGGCGCGGGTTGATCGTGTGCAGCACCGCGCCCGAGCCGGACACGGCGTAATACGCTTCCAGGTGGCGGTAGCCGTTCCAGGCCAGGGTCGCCACCCGGTCGCCCATGCGCACGCCCAGCCAGTGCAAGGCGTTGGCCAGGCGGCAGGCGCGCTGGCGGCACTCGCGGTAGGTGTAGCGGTGGAGATCGCCTTCCACGCGGCGCGAGACGATTTCGCTGGAGCCGTAATGGCGGGCGGCAAATTCGATGATGCTGGAGATGAGCAGCGGCTCATCCATCATTTGCCCCATCAGGGGGCTGGAAGGCAAGGCTGGCATGCGGGCTCCTGTGTGATGGATTTGTTTTTTTCATAACGAGTGTCGGATGCGGTACTCGCCGCCGTCAACCGATTTCCATGCTGCAATGCAGTATAGAAAGACCAGCTTTTGTCAGCAGATGTAAAGCCCTCTTGCAATCCGGGGTGGTCGCAATAAAATCGCTTCTATGCGTTAAAATCCGCGCTTTACCAGCCCTTACCGATCGGAACTGCCATTTTCTCCCTGCCTCTGGACAATTCCTTCGCCAGCCTGCCGCCGGCCTTCTACACGCGCCTGATGCCGACGCCGCTGCCGGCGCCCTATCTGGTGGCGCTCAGTCCGGCCGCCGCCCAACTGGCCGGACTCGATGCACAGGCGCTGGCCGGCGCCGATGGCGTGGATCTGCTGATTGGCAACCGCGTGCCCGACCGTTCCCAGCCGCTGGCCGCCGTGTATTCCGGCCACCAGTTCGGTGTCTGGGCCGGCCAGCTCGGCGACGGCCGTGCCATCCTGCTGGGCGATGTCGCCAGCGCCGAAGGTCCGCTGGAGCTGCAATGGAAGGGCAGCGGCCTGACGCCCTACTCGCGCATGGGCGACGGCCGCGCCGTGCTGCGCTCCTCGATCCGCGAATTCCTGTGCTCGGAAGCCATGCACGCGCTCGGCATCCCGACGTCGCGCGCCCTTTCCGTGGCCGGTTCGGACCAGGGCGTGGTGCGCGAAAGCATCGAGACGGCGGCCGTGGTGATCCGCATGGCGCCCAGCTTCGTGCGCTTCGGCTCCTTCGAGCACTGGTTTTACAAGAACCAGCCGGACGAGCTGAAAATCCTGGCCGACTATGTGATCGGCCGCTTCTACCCGGACTTGCAGGCGGCGGCCAATCCCTATGCCGCCCTGCTGGAAGAAGTGGCGCGGCGCACGGCGCGCCTGATCGCCCAGTGGCAGGCGGTCGGCTTCATGCATGGCGTGATGAACACCGACAATATGTCGATGCTCGGCCAGACCCTCGACTACGGCCCCTTCGGCTTCATGGAAGCCTTCGACCCGCAGCACATCTGCAATCACAGCGACCAGCAAGGCCGTTACTCCTACGCCATGCAGCCGCAGATCGGCCACTGGAATTGCTATGCGCTGGCGCAGGCCCTGCTGCCCCTGATCGGCGAAGTCGACACCGCCCAGGCCGCGCTCGATGTCTACCAGCCCGAGTTTGCCGCCGCCATCGACCGCCTGCTGCACGCCAAGCTGGGCCTGAAAGAGCAGCGCGAAGAAGACCGCGCCCTGTTCGACGCCATGTTCGAGTTGCTGCAGGCCAATCACGCCGACTTCACCCTGTTCTTCCGCCGCCTGGGCGGCTTGCAGGCGGCCTCGGCGGCAGGCGACGAGCCGCTGCGCGACCTGTTCATCGACCGCCCCGCCTTCGATGCCTGGGCCGGGCAGTACCGGGCCCGCCTGCGCGCCGAACACAGCGAAGACGCCGCACGCCAGGCGGCGATGAATCTGGTCAACCCCAAGTATGTGTTACGCAACTATCTTGCGCAGCAAGCCATTGAAAAGGCGCAGAATAAGGACTTTACTGAAGTGGCGCGCCTGCTCGCGGTATTGCAGCGCCCCTATGACGAACAGCCGGAATACGAGCAATACGCCGCCTTGCCGCCCGACTGGGCAAGCCATTTGGAAGTCAGCTGTTCATCCTGAAAGCAACCATGAACGACAAAGTACAGAAAAGCGATGCCGAATGGCGCGCCCAGCTCGATCCGCTGGAATACCAGGTGACGCGCCACGCGGCCACCGAACGCGCCTTCACCGGCAAATACTGGGACCATCACGCGCACGGCATCTACACCTGCGTCTGCTGCGACACGCCGCTGTTCGCCTCGGACGCCAAGTTCGACTCGGGCTGCGGCTGGCCCAGCTATTTCCAGGCCCTGGACCCGGCCAAGGTAATCGAGAAAGTTGACCGCTCGCATGGTATGCTGCGCACCGAAATTATTTGCGCAGTCTGCGACGCCCATCTGGGCCATGTCTTCCCGGACGGGCCGCCGCCGACCGGATTGCGTTATTGCATCAATTCGGCATCCCTGCGTTTTGACCCTCAAGACTGAATACAATATGAAATTCCTGTTTGATTTATTTCCGCTGCTGGTGTTTTTCGGTAGTTATAAATGGGCCGGTTCGAATGAAGCGCTGGCCCAGGCTTTTATCAACGACCATTTCAGCGCCATCATTTCCGGCGGCGTCGTCACGGCCAGCCAGGCGCCGATTATCATCGCCAGCCTGTCCGGCATCGTGGCCACGGCGATCCAGATTGCCTCGCTGCTGCTGCGCCGGCTCAAGGTCGACGGCATTCTTTGGCTCTCCCTGCTGATTTTCGTGATGTTCGGCGGGCTGACGATTTATTTCCACGATGATAACTTCATCAAATGGAAACCGACCATTATCTACTGGTGCTTTGCCGTCGGCATGATGGTCGCCCATTGGGGTTTCCGCAAAAACCTGATGCGCGCCGCAATGGAAAAACAATTCGCCCTGCCCGAGGAAATCTGGCACCGCCTGAACCTGGCCTGGATGACCTTCTGGGTGGTATTGGGCTTCCTCAACCTGTTCGTGGCTTTTGTGTTGTTCCGCACCGACACCGGCGCCTGGGTCAGTTTCAAGGTCTTTGGCGTCACCGGCATCATGTTTGTGTTCATTATTGCGCAGACGATTTATCTGACTAAACATATCAAGGACGAGGCATGAACGACGCGCGCATCGCACAAATCCGGGCGCGTCTGCAAGCCGCCTTCGCGCCGCTGGAAATGGTGCTGGACGATGAATCGGCCCTGCATGCCGGCCATGCCGGCGCTGCCTCCGGCGGGGGGCATTACCGCCTGAAAATCGTTTCAGCGCAATTCGAAGGTCATAAACTCGTCACAAGGCATCGTCTGGTGTATGATTCCGTGCACGATATGATGCATAAAGAAATTCATGCATTGGCCATTACCGCATTGGCACCATCGGAAGTATGATATGCGCGGCAATTTGGGACTAACATCAAAGAAGCTCATCACATAGACTATTCAAGTTGAAGCGCTGAGTGTGCTCCACGATCCAAATCCCGTTTTACCGCGATTTTCAAGAACTTTTCCCCTAGGAATTAATAATGACTTTCAAGCCAGCCCGTCTGCTGCTCGCACTTCTCGCCGTAGCGTCGGCACCTGTATTTGCACAGAACATTGCTGTGGTTAACGGCAAAGCGATTCCTACCTCGCGTGTGGAAGCAGCAGTCAAACAACTGGTGGCCCAAGGCCAGCAGACCGACTCCCCACAACTGCGTGAGGCGATCAAGCGTGAACTGATCGGCCGCGAAGTGCTGATGCAAGAAGCGGTGAAGCAGAACTTTGACAAGGATGCCGCCGTCAAACAGCAACTGGAAAATGCCCGTCAAGCCATCATCATCAACGCCTTCATCACCGAGTATCTGAAAAAGAACCCGGTCAAGGACACCGAGATCAAGGCTGAATACGACCGCTTCGTAGCCCAGACCGGCGACAAGGAATACCATGTGCGCCACATCCTGCTGGAAACCGAAGCCCAGGCCAATGAAGTCATCACCAAGCTGAAAGGCGGCGCCAAGTTCGAAGACCTGGCCAAGACCTCCAAAGACACCGGCACCGCCAGCAGCGGCGGCGACCTGGACTGGGCAGTGCCTTCGGCCTTCCCGAAAGTCTTCTCGGACGCCTTCGTCGGCCTGCAGAAAGGCCAGATCACCGAGAAAGCCGTGCAAACCCCGAATGGTTTCCACGTGATCAAGGTGGATGATGTGCGCGCCGCCAAGCTGCCGACCCTGGACGAGCTGAAGCCGCAAATCGGCGAAGCCCTGACCCAGAAGAAAGTACAGGCGTATCAGGAAGAGCTGACCAAGAAAGCCAAAGTACAGTAATTAGCAAAACGATGCCGGCGCCCCAGAGGCGCCGGTCTTCTTTTCACCCTACCCTTCATAGGAATAGACAATGATTTTGAAGCCCGCCCGTCTGTTGATCGCCCTGACCGCCATCGCCGCCGCGCCCGTCATGGCGCAAACCCTGGCGACCGTCAATGGCAAAGCGATTCCCCAAGCGCGCCTGGACGCCGCGGTCAAGCAAGTGGTAGCCCAAAGCCGCCAGCCCGATTCGCCGCAGCTGCGCGAAATGATCAAGAAAGACCTGATCGCCCGCGAAGTGCTGATCCAGGAAGCGGACAAGCAAGGCTTCGGCACCAAGCCTGAGGTGAAGGCAGCCCTGGACAATGCGCGCCAGAGCATCATCATCAACGCCATGTGGCAGGAATACCTGAAGAAGAATCCGGTCAAGGAAGCCGACGTGAAAGCCGAGTACGAGAAGTTCAAGGCTGCGCGCAACGAGAAGGAATACCACGCCCGCCACATCCTGGTCGGCACCGAGAAGGAAGCCACCGACATCATCGCCAAGCTGAAAGCCGGCGGCAAGTTCGAGGAACTGGCCAAGGTGTCGAAAGACGGCTCCGCCAACAACGGCGGCGACCTGGGTTGGGCGACGCCTTCGACCTATGTGCAGCCCTTCTCCGAGGCCATGGTGGCCCTGAAAGACGGCCAGGTCACCGACAAGCCGGTGCAGTCGCAGTTCGGCTACCACGTGATCAAGCTGGAAGGCAGCCGCGCCGCCAAAGTACCGTCCTACGAGGAATTGAAGGAGCGCGTGGAAGAAGCCCTGACCCAGCGCAAGATCGCGACCTACCGCGAAGAGCTGATGAAGAAAGCCAAGATTCAGTAAGGTCTTGCTCAAACCGGCAAAAAGCACTCCTCGGAGTGCTTTTTTCGTTTACAGCGGCATGCGCTTGACAGCCGGCAATGGCAGCTGCCCGTTGTAGCCAGGCCTCCAGGATGAAGCGATAAATTTTTCACTAATGAAAAACGATATACGAAAAAACAACGCGCCACAAAAAACATAGGGCAGGAAATTATGGCATTTCCTTTATCTATTAGAAAAATTAACTTTTCATTAAATAGACCAAATCCAACAGAATCAAGCACTTAAGTTAAGCGGGAAATACAAGCATATCCTTACGAGTGGCAATATTTGAAATATTCCCGTTTTTTACCTTAGCATATTGGCAGTTAGTTCCAAGAAAGTAGCAATTTTTTAGTACAATTATTGGTGAAATGATTAATCTCATGCCAATTTTCCTAGAGGATATATCATGGCCGCTCAACTCATGTTGCTTAGGGATACTCTTCACCATCTCGGCAACTTCTTGAGCGTCGGCTTCATTGTTTTTCATTTTCACAAACATATCAAATTGATGCGGGTGATGTATCACCCCCGTACCAGGCATCTGATTCGGCGGCATCCCAAAATAGTCTATAAATATCTGGTCAAGTATGCCGCTTTGAATTTGGCAACCCGTTGCCGCCTCGCACTGGTCACATCGCATTACTCGCTGATGCAGAAGTTCTTTAACGACGCCTTTGCCGATATGGTCTATGGCGACAAATTGGTGCTATGGAAATCAGAACAGGCAGACTCCCGGCTCACAATCGATCTCGATTTCCCTGCCACTTTCCACACCGAAGGCGATTTATGCATCTCGATGAAGTTGGCGGGACGCGCGGTTTACCGCCTGGTCTTCATTTTAAGCAGCGGCGCAACCTTCGGGCTTGAGCAGCAGAATGTTGTTTTTATCACCTGCGTGCAAGGCCTGGTAAGTCAAAGCACGCTGCGGCCTATCCTCTCTGAATGCGATGAAACCCATCCGGCAGATGTGCTGATGGCGGCGGTGCAAGGTGTTGCCGTCTCGCTGGGCATCGGCACCTTGGTCGGCATTCGAACCGAGCAGCAGGT
This region includes:
- a CDS encoding 3-(methylthio)propionyl-CoA ligase yields the protein MPALPSSPLMGQMMDEPLLISSIIEFAARHYGSSEIVSRRVEGDLHRYTYRECRQRACRLANALHWLGVRMGDRVATLAWNGYRHLEAYYAVSGSGAVLHTINPRLHPDQLAYIINHAEDQYLLFDLNLLPLVEAVAPHCKGVKGYILLAGPEHLPAETKIPELMSYEALIATHSDDFAWPKFDENSAASLCYTSGTTGNPKGALYSHRSTVLHAYGSAVPNALNVSSRDTVLPVVPMFHVNAWGLPYSVPLSGAKLVFPGCALDGKSLYELFENEKVSFSAGVPTVWLGLVNYVLQHGLKFTTFRRTVIGGAACSPTLMNTLIDELDVDVIHAWGMTEMSPLGTAGGLLARHLELPRDEQRKVLLKQGHAIYGVDMRIVDDEGKLLPWDGSSYGHLQVRGPWIIHSYFKEEGGPVLEDGWFPTGDVATIDADGYMQITDRSKDVIKSGGEWIGTIDLENIAMSHPAVLQAACIGVRHPKWDERPLLIVVCKPGQSVSRADLLQFYDGKVAKWWLPDDVVFTEALPVGGTGKIQKNKLREQFRLYQLPTAEISVT
- a CDS encoding YdiU family protein; the encoded protein is MPTPLPAPYLVALSPAAAQLAGLDAQALAGADGVDLLIGNRVPDRSQPLAAVYSGHQFGVWAGQLGDGRAILLGDVASAEGPLELQWKGSGLTPYSRMGDGRAVLRSSIREFLCSEAMHALGIPTSRALSVAGSDQGVVRESIETAAVVIRMAPSFVRFGSFEHWFYKNQPDELKILADYVIGRFYPDLQAAANPYAALLEEVARRTARLIAQWQAVGFMHGVMNTDNMSMLGQTLDYGPFGFMEAFDPQHICNHSDQQGRYSYAMQPQIGHWNCYALAQALLPLIGEVDTAQAALDVYQPEFAAAIDRLLHAKLGLKEQREEDRALFDAMFELLQANHADFTLFFRRLGGLQAASAAGDEPLRDLFIDRPAFDAWAGQYRARLRAEHSEDAARQAAMNLVNPKYVLRNYLAQQAIEKAQNKDFTEVARLLAVLQRPYDEQPEYEQYAALPPDWASHLEVSCSS
- the msrB gene encoding peptide-methionine (R)-S-oxide reductase MsrB, encoding MNDKVQKSDAEWRAQLDPLEYQVTRHAATERAFTGKYWDHHAHGIYTCVCCDTPLFASDAKFDSGCGWPSYFQALDPAKVIEKVDRSHGMLRTEIICAVCDAHLGHVFPDGPPPTGLRYCINSASLRFDPQD
- a CDS encoding septation protein A, encoding MKFLFDLFPLLVFFGSYKWAGSNEALAQAFINDHFSAIISGGVVTASQAPIIIASLSGIVATAIQIASLLLRRLKVDGILWLSLLIFVMFGGLTIYFHDDNFIKWKPTIIYWCFAVGMMVAHWGFRKNLMRAAMEKQFALPEEIWHRLNLAWMTFWVVLGFLNLFVAFVLFRTDTGAWVSFKVFGVTGIMFVFIIAQTIYLTKHIKDEA
- a CDS encoding BolA family transcriptional regulator; this translates as MNDARIAQIRARLQAAFAPLEMVLDDESALHAGHAGAASGGGHYRLKIVSAQFEGHKLVTRHRLVYDSVHDMMHKEIHALAITALAPSEV
- a CDS encoding peptidylprolyl isomerase, whose product is MTFKPARLLLALLAVASAPVFAQNIAVVNGKAIPTSRVEAAVKQLVAQGQQTDSPQLREAIKRELIGREVLMQEAVKQNFDKDAAVKQQLENARQAIIINAFITEYLKKNPVKDTEIKAEYDRFVAQTGDKEYHVRHILLETEAQANEVITKLKGGAKFEDLAKTSKDTGTASSGGDLDWAVPSAFPKVFSDAFVGLQKGQITEKAVQTPNGFHVIKVDDVRAAKLPTLDELKPQIGEALTQKKVQAYQEELTKKAKVQ
- a CDS encoding peptidylprolyl isomerase; this translates as MILKPARLLIALTAIAAAPVMAQTLATVNGKAIPQARLDAAVKQVVAQSRQPDSPQLREMIKKDLIAREVLIQEADKQGFGTKPEVKAALDNARQSIIINAMWQEYLKKNPVKEADVKAEYEKFKAARNEKEYHARHILVGTEKEATDIIAKLKAGGKFEELAKVSKDGSANNGGDLGWATPSTYVQPFSEAMVALKDGQVTDKPVQSQFGYHVIKLEGSRAAKVPSYEELKERVEEALTQRKIATYREELMKKAKIQ
- a CDS encoding DUF535 family protein, with protein sequence MAAQLMLLRDTLHHLGNFLSVGFIVFHFHKHIKLMRVMYHPRTRHLIRRHPKIVYKYLVKYAALNLATRCRLALVTSHYSLMQKFFNDAFADMVYGDKLVLWKSEQADSRLTIDLDFPATFHTEGDLCISMKLAGRAVYRLVFILSSGATFGLEQQNVVFITCVQGLVSQSTLRPILSECDETHPADVLMAAVQGVAVSLGIGTLVGIRTEQQVCSSEKTYFSYDNFFEEYGMLDRGMNAYLIRVPMQRKDLSLIPSKHRARARRKRVFRDAICESVQRTLAPYLIETSHRIA